One window from the genome of Paraconexibacter algicola encodes:
- the gnd gene encoding phosphogluconate dehydrogenase (NAD(+)-dependent, decarboxylating), whose translation MASIGFVGLGRMGGNMVARIKRDSDHEVVAFDFDKAAVKKAVEHGAIGASSLADLVKKLPAPRLVWIMVPAGDPTQQTIDKLEKLLEKGDTIIDGGNSKWTDDKARAAALKPSGISYVDVGTSGGVWGLEVGYCMMVGGPKTAVKRLSPILDVLAPKPDEEHGPGWQHMGPVGAGHYVKMVHNGIEYGLMQAYAEGFDLFDKSEYDLDNAKIAHLWMQGSVVRSWLCELAARAFEQEGNDLASLDGFTADSGEGRWTLEDAMDKDVPTPVITASLHARFYSRGNGDFTHRMLSALRAQFGGHATVKAAKK comes from the coding sequence ATGGCATCGATCGGGTTCGTCGGCCTCGGCCGCATGGGCGGCAACATGGTCGCCCGCATCAAGCGCGACTCCGACCACGAGGTGGTCGCGTTCGACTTCGACAAGGCCGCGGTGAAGAAGGCGGTCGAGCACGGCGCGATCGGCGCGTCCTCGCTCGCCGACCTCGTCAAGAAGCTCCCCGCGCCGCGCCTGGTGTGGATCATGGTCCCCGCCGGCGACCCGACCCAGCAGACGATCGACAAGCTCGAGAAGCTGCTCGAGAAGGGCGACACGATCATCGACGGCGGCAACTCCAAGTGGACCGACGACAAGGCCCGCGCCGCCGCGCTCAAGCCGTCCGGGATCTCCTACGTCGACGTCGGCACCTCCGGCGGCGTCTGGGGCCTGGAGGTCGGCTACTGCATGATGGTCGGCGGCCCGAAGACCGCGGTGAAGCGGCTCTCCCCGATCCTCGACGTGCTCGCCCCGAAGCCCGACGAGGAGCACGGGCCCGGCTGGCAGCACATGGGCCCCGTCGGCGCCGGCCACTACGTGAAGATGGTCCACAACGGCATCGAGTACGGCCTCATGCAGGCCTACGCCGAGGGCTTCGACCTCTTCGACAAGAGCGAGTACGACCTCGACAACGCGAAGATCGCGCACCTGTGGATGCAGGGGAGCGTCGTGCGGTCCTGGCTGTGCGAGCTCGCCGCCCGCGCCTTCGAGCAGGAGGGCAACGACCTCGCCTCGCTCGACGGCTTCACCGCCGATTCCGGCGAGGGCCGCTGGACGCTCGAGGACGCGATGGACAAGGACGTCCCCACCCCGGTCATCACCGCCTCGCTGCACGCCCGCTTCTACTCGCGCGGCAACGGCGACTTCACCCACCGGATGCTGAGCGCCCTGCGCGCCCAGTTCGGCGGCCACGCGACCGTGAAGGCCGCGAAGAAGTGA
- a CDS encoding bifunctional transaldolase/phosoglucose isomerase has product MSQTVPANERLSALTAAGTSAWLDQIRRDLLTDGELGRMAQAYSLRGVTSNPAIFEKAILGSDDYDGQIRSLARDGADAHAIYEAIALQDVRDACDVLGPVHAASGGADGFVSLEVDPGLAHDADGTIVQARAYWEALDRPNAMIKIPGTDACVPAIEQAIYEGINVNVTLLFSVAAYERVADAYLRGLERRHAEGLPLDVHSVASFFVSRVDTEVDRRLRERGREDLAGRAGLANARAAYHRFRALFDGDRFAPLRAAGAAVQRPLWASTGVKDPAYPDTLYVDGLVGPDTVNTMPLATLEAAAERSDPAAFAVDGTPTAALDPSADLAALAEAGIDLDDVTDTLLREGIAAFVTPMEQLLAGIEEARAAAAADPVPAVGGQLPDALAQAVEERVAQAVEADVIARIWAIDDTVFGPAGQPEVADRLGWLTIADRLTDEIGELVGFARSVRDDGIEHVVLLGMGGSSLAPEVVRRSFGDQAGWPALLMLDSTDATAVRRVQDAVDLRRTLFVVSTKSGGTIETLSAFEHFHAVMYDTVGAEAAGRHFVAITDPGSSLVDLAAARGFRRTFLNDPDIGGRYSALSYFGLVPAALMGADLPALLDGASAAARDCRATPPAPGGGGWLGCAIGELARHGRDKLTFVVDPPLEAFGLWVEQLIAESTGKEGRGILPVADEPLGATDAYGPDRVLVHLRADGGDGAHDGRLAALAAAGHPVLTMPVHGPGDLGRIFLLWEFATAVAGWALGINPFDQPNVAEAKEATKAVLADGLDGAPEADADDAALGALLAGLRDQDGGYLAIMGYLEPSAAFDDAVAELRATVRDATARTTTFGYGPRFLHSTGQFHKGGPAVGSFLQLVHDRGEDVAIPGQTFGFTTLKHAQALGDLRTLRAHGRPAERLTLEGDDPVAALRAVTARLKELL; this is encoded by the coding sequence ATGAGCCAGACGGTGCCCGCCAACGAACGACTCTCCGCCCTGACCGCCGCCGGGACGAGCGCGTGGCTCGACCAGATCCGGCGGGACCTCCTCACCGACGGGGAGCTCGGGCGGATGGCGCAGGCCTACTCGCTGCGCGGCGTCACCTCCAACCCGGCGATCTTCGAGAAGGCGATCCTCGGCTCCGACGACTACGACGGGCAGATCCGGTCGCTGGCCCGGGACGGCGCCGACGCGCACGCGATCTACGAGGCGATCGCCCTCCAGGACGTGCGGGACGCCTGCGACGTCCTGGGCCCCGTGCACGCCGCCAGCGGCGGCGCCGACGGCTTCGTGTCGCTCGAGGTCGACCCCGGGCTCGCCCACGACGCCGACGGCACGATCGTGCAGGCCCGCGCCTACTGGGAGGCGCTGGACCGCCCCAACGCGATGATCAAGATCCCGGGGACCGACGCGTGCGTGCCCGCGATCGAGCAGGCGATCTACGAGGGCATCAACGTCAACGTCACGCTGCTCTTCAGCGTCGCCGCCTACGAGCGCGTCGCCGACGCGTACCTGCGCGGCCTCGAGCGCCGCCACGCCGAGGGCCTGCCGCTCGACGTGCACTCGGTCGCCTCCTTCTTCGTCTCCCGCGTCGACACCGAGGTCGACCGCCGCCTGCGCGAGCGCGGCCGCGAGGACCTCGCCGGACGGGCCGGCCTGGCCAACGCCCGCGCCGCCTACCACCGCTTCCGCGCGCTCTTCGACGGGGACCGCTTCGCCCCGCTGCGGGCGGCGGGCGCCGCGGTCCAGCGGCCGCTGTGGGCGTCGACCGGCGTCAAGGACCCCGCCTACCCCGACACCCTGTACGTCGACGGGCTCGTCGGCCCCGACACCGTCAACACGATGCCGCTCGCGACGCTCGAGGCGGCCGCGGAGCGCTCGGACCCGGCCGCGTTCGCCGTCGACGGGACGCCGACCGCCGCGCTGGACCCCAGCGCCGACCTCGCCGCCCTCGCCGAGGCCGGGATCGACCTCGACGACGTCACCGACACGCTCCTGCGCGAGGGCATCGCCGCGTTCGTCACGCCGATGGAGCAGCTGCTCGCCGGGATCGAGGAGGCGCGGGCCGCCGCGGCCGCCGACCCCGTCCCCGCCGTCGGCGGGCAGCTGCCGGACGCGCTGGCGCAGGCCGTCGAGGAGCGCGTCGCCCAGGCCGTCGAGGCGGACGTCATCGCGCGGATCTGGGCGATCGACGACACCGTCTTCGGCCCCGCCGGACAGCCGGAGGTCGCCGACCGGCTCGGCTGGCTGACCATCGCCGACCGGCTCACCGACGAGATCGGCGAGCTCGTCGGCTTCGCGCGGAGCGTGCGCGACGACGGCATCGAGCACGTCGTGCTGCTCGGCATGGGCGGCTCGTCGCTGGCGCCCGAGGTCGTGCGCCGCAGCTTCGGCGACCAGGCCGGCTGGCCCGCGCTGCTGATGCTCGACTCCACCGACGCGACCGCCGTGCGCCGCGTGCAGGACGCGGTCGACCTGCGCCGCACGCTGTTCGTCGTGTCGACGAAGTCCGGCGGCACGATCGAGACGCTCAGCGCGTTCGAGCACTTCCACGCGGTCATGTACGACACGGTCGGCGCCGAGGCCGCCGGCCGGCACTTCGTCGCGATCACCGACCCGGGGTCCTCGCTCGTCGACCTCGCGGCCGCGCGCGGCTTCCGCCGCACGTTCCTCAACGACCCCGACATCGGCGGCCGCTACAGCGCGCTCTCGTACTTCGGGCTCGTGCCCGCCGCCCTGATGGGCGCCGACCTGCCCGCGCTCCTGGACGGCGCGAGCGCCGCGGCGCGCGACTGCCGCGCCACGCCGCCCGCGCCGGGCGGCGGCGGCTGGCTGGGCTGCGCGATCGGCGAGCTCGCCCGGCACGGCCGCGACAAGCTGACGTTCGTCGTCGACCCGCCGCTGGAGGCGTTCGGCCTGTGGGTCGAGCAGCTCATCGCCGAGTCGACCGGCAAGGAGGGGCGCGGCATCCTGCCGGTCGCCGACGAGCCGCTCGGCGCCACCGACGCCTACGGGCCCGACCGCGTGCTCGTGCACCTGCGGGCCGACGGCGGTGACGGCGCCCACGACGGGCGGCTCGCCGCGCTCGCCGCCGCCGGGCACCCGGTGCTGACGATGCCCGTCCACGGGCCCGGGGACCTCGGGCGCATCTTCCTGCTGTGGGAGTTCGCGACCGCCGTCGCCGGCTGGGCGCTCGGGATCAACCCGTTCGACCAGCCCAACGTCGCCGAGGCGAAGGAGGCGACGAAGGCCGTGCTCGCCGACGGGCTCGACGGCGCCCCCGAGGCCGACGCCGACGACGCCGCCCTCGGCGCGCTGCTCGCGGGCCTGCGCGACCAGGACGGCGGGTACCTCGCGATCATGGGCTACCTCGAGCCGTCCGCGGCCTTCGACGACGCCGTCGCCGAGCTGCGCGCGACGGTCCGCGACGCGACGGCCCGCACGACGACCTTCGGCTACGGGCCCCGGTTCCTGCACTCCACCGGCCAGTTCCACAAGGGCGGCCCGGCCGTGGGGTCGTTCCTGCAGCTCGTGCACGACCGCGGCGAGGACGTCGCGATCCCCGGGCAGACCTTCGGCTTCACGACGCTCAAGCACGCGCAGGCGCTGGGTGACCTGCGCACGCTGCGCGCCCACGGCCGGCCGGCCGAACGTCTCACCCTGGAGGGCGACGATCCCGTCGCCGCCCTGCGGGCCGTCACCGCACGACTGAAGGAGCTCCTCTAG
- a CDS encoding NADPH:quinone oxidoreductase family protein, which yields MKAVQIVELTGPSTALRVVDVPEPEPSHFMTPGAGVVIDVRAAGVSFPELLQTRGQYQMKPDLPFVPGSEVGGVVRSAPEGSGFAPGDRVAGFCVLGGWAEVAVAPVAMTFALPDALDFAQGAALVLNYHTAYFSLVTRGRLAAGETVLVHGAAGGVGTATLQVAKGLGARTIAVVSSDEKERVAREAGADEVVRSDGAWKDEALALTEGRGVDVVIDPVGGDRFTDSLRSLARTGRAVVVGFTAGSIPEVKVNRLLLRNTEVVGAGWGEYLFSGGMAYAAEAGDVLARLMDEGHVRPPVGARFGLDEAGRALELLEGRGALGKVVLEL from the coding sequence ATGAAGGCCGTCCAGATCGTCGAGTTGACCGGACCCTCGACCGCGCTGCGCGTGGTCGACGTCCCCGAGCCGGAGCCCTCCCACTTCATGACGCCGGGCGCGGGCGTCGTGATCGACGTGCGCGCCGCCGGGGTGTCGTTCCCGGAGCTGCTGCAGACCCGCGGCCAGTACCAGATGAAGCCCGACCTGCCGTTCGTGCCGGGCAGCGAGGTCGGTGGCGTGGTGCGCAGCGCGCCCGAGGGCAGCGGCTTCGCGCCGGGTGACCGGGTCGCGGGGTTCTGCGTGCTCGGCGGCTGGGCGGAGGTGGCGGTCGCGCCGGTCGCGATGACGTTCGCACTGCCCGACGCGCTCGACTTCGCGCAGGGCGCGGCGCTCGTCCTGAACTACCACACGGCCTACTTCTCGCTCGTGACCCGCGGGCGGCTGGCGGCGGGCGAGACGGTGCTCGTCCACGGCGCCGCGGGCGGCGTCGGCACCGCGACGCTCCAGGTCGCCAAGGGCCTCGGAGCGCGGACGATCGCGGTCGTCTCCAGCGACGAGAAGGAGCGCGTCGCCCGCGAGGCGGGCGCCGACGAGGTCGTGCGCTCCGACGGGGCCTGGAAGGACGAGGCGCTCGCGCTCACCGAGGGCCGCGGGGTCGACGTCGTCATCGACCCGGTCGGCGGGGACCGCTTCACCGACAGCCTGCGGTCGCTGGCGCGGACCGGCCGGGCCGTGGTCGTCGGCTTCACCGCCGGCTCGATCCCGGAGGTGAAGGTCAACCGGCTGCTGCTGCGCAACACCGAGGTCGTCGGTGCGGGCTGGGGCGAGTACCTGTTCTCGGGCGGGATGGCCTACGCGGCCGAGGCGGGCGACGTGCTCGCGCGGCTGATGGACGAGGGGCACGTGCGCCCGCCGGTCGGCGCCCGCTTCGGCCTGGACGAGGCCGGCCGCGCGCTGGAGCTGCTCGAGGGGCGGGGCGCGCTGGGCAAGGTCGTCCTCGAGCTCTGA
- the glpX gene encoding class II fructose-bisphosphatase, producing MTTTTNRPDRNLALELVRVTEAGALAAAKLAGKGDKIAADQAAVDAMRGVLDGVAMNGVVVIGEGEKDEAPMLFNGESVGDGTGPEMEIAVDPLEGTTLCAKGMPNALSVIALSPKGTMFDPGPCVYMEKLAAGADVADLLDLDRPIGETLKLMAQRRACAVNDLTVIVLDRPRHEDGIKEIRDAGARVRLISDGDVSAVLVAVSPDRPIDLLWGVGGTPEGVLAAAAVKCIGGGLIGRLWPRDEGEKQAAIDAGYDLDRQLSQDDLVTGDDCFFSATGVTDGDLLQGVRSQGAGSWTTESLVMRSRSGTVRRIMAQHNRAKLRELNPEMYG from the coding sequence GTGACCACGACGACGAACCGTCCCGACAGAAACCTCGCCCTCGAGCTGGTCCGCGTGACCGAGGCCGGTGCGCTCGCCGCCGCGAAGCTCGCCGGCAAGGGCGACAAGATCGCCGCCGACCAGGCCGCCGTCGACGCCATGCGCGGCGTGCTCGACGGGGTCGCGATGAACGGCGTCGTCGTCATCGGCGAGGGCGAGAAGGACGAGGCCCCGATGCTGTTCAACGGCGAGTCCGTGGGCGACGGGACCGGTCCCGAGATGGAGATCGCGGTCGACCCGCTGGAGGGCACGACCCTGTGCGCGAAGGGCATGCCCAACGCGCTGTCGGTGATCGCGCTGTCGCCGAAGGGCACGATGTTCGACCCGGGCCCGTGCGTCTACATGGAGAAGCTCGCGGCGGGCGCGGACGTGGCCGACCTGCTCGACCTCGACCGGCCGATCGGCGAGACGCTGAAGCTCATGGCGCAGCGCCGCGCGTGCGCGGTGAACGACCTGACGGTGATCGTCCTGGACCGTCCGCGCCACGAGGACGGCATCAAGGAGATCCGCGACGCGGGTGCGCGCGTGCGCCTGATCTCCGACGGCGACGTCAGCGCGGTGCTCGTCGCGGTCAGCCCCGACCGCCCGATCGACCTCCTCTGGGGCGTCGGCGGCACGCCCGAGGGCGTCCTGGCGGCGGCCGCGGTGAAGTGCATCGGCGGCGGGCTCATCGGTCGCCTGTGGCCGCGCGACGAGGGCGAGAAGCAGGCGGCGATCGACGCCGGCTACGACCTCGACCGCCAGCTCAGCCAGGACGACCTGGTGACCGGGGACGACTGCTTCTTCAGCGCCACCGGCGTGACCGACGGCGACCTGCTGCAGGGCGTGCGCTCCCAGGGCGCGGGCTCGTGGACGACGGAGTCGCTGGTGATGCGCTCCCGCTCGGGCACGGTGCGGCGGATCATGGCCCAGCACAACCGGGCCAAGCTGCGCGAGCTCAACCCGGAGATGTACGGCTAG
- a CDS encoding TetR/AcrR family transcriptional regulator translates to MPKIVDHDARRREIAQALWALLRREGPAAVTLRRVAAEAGWSLGAVRHYFASHDALLVHAMELVITRVGERIAALGPDPEPLAILEETLPLDDERRAEAQVWLAFTAVALSDPDLRALRDRTHVALRGLCVRVAGGDAARGELLHAAVDGLALHALLDPAVTTPDRQRALLRAAVARAQEA, encoded by the coding sequence ATGCCGAAGATCGTCGACCACGACGCCCGCCGCCGCGAGATCGCGCAGGCGCTCTGGGCGCTCCTGCGCCGCGAGGGACCCGCCGCCGTGACGCTGCGGCGCGTCGCCGCCGAGGCGGGCTGGTCGCTGGGCGCCGTGCGCCACTACTTCGCCTCCCACGACGCGCTGCTCGTCCACGCGATGGAGCTCGTCATCACCCGCGTGGGGGAGCGGATCGCCGCGCTCGGGCCCGACCCCGAACCGCTCGCGATCCTCGAGGAGACGCTGCCGCTGGACGACGAGCGTCGAGCGGAGGCGCAGGTCTGGCTGGCCTTCACCGCGGTCGCGCTGAGCGACCCCGACCTGCGGGCGCTCCGCGACCGCACCCACGTCGCGCTGCGCGGGCTGTGCGTCCGCGTCGCGGGTGGCGACGCGGCCCGCGGAGAGCTGCTGCACGCCGCCGTCGACGGGCTCGCCCTGCACGCCCTGCTCGACCCGGCGGTGACCACGCCGGACCGCCAGCGAGCGCTGCTGCGCGCCGCCGTCGCCCGCGCGCAGGAGGCCTAG
- a CDS encoding NAD(P)H-binding protein yields MTPPLTILLTGATGYVGGQLLPVLLEAGHHVRCLVRDASPQRRSRFPEQVEVVEGDVLTGTGLDAALDGVDAAYYLVHSMGRGSGSTSSFADRDKRAADTFGRAAAQAGVDRVVYLGGLEGGDTEDSEHLRSRADTAVALRRHVPGVVHVRAAMVIGAGSASFEILSHLARRLPVMLTPRWVETRSQPVAIADVTATLARLATWEDPPAEVELGGADVLSYREMMRRFADVADRRPPTIVPIPVMTPRLSSYWVSLFTPIETGLVRPLVDGLSAETVVRRPPPAGLNDAPLGFDAAVRAALQEA; encoded by the coding sequence GTGACCCCTCCCCTGACCATCCTCCTCACCGGCGCCACCGGCTACGTCGGCGGACAGCTGCTGCCCGTCCTCCTCGAGGCGGGCCACCACGTCCGCTGCCTTGTGCGCGACGCGTCACCGCAGCGCCGCTCGCGGTTCCCCGAGCAGGTCGAGGTCGTCGAGGGCGACGTCCTCACCGGGACCGGCCTCGACGCCGCGCTGGACGGGGTCGACGCCGCCTACTACCTCGTGCACTCGATGGGCCGCGGCAGCGGCTCCACGAGCTCGTTCGCCGACCGCGACAAGCGCGCCGCCGACACCTTCGGCCGCGCCGCCGCGCAGGCGGGCGTCGATCGGGTCGTCTACCTCGGAGGGCTGGAGGGCGGGGACACCGAGGACTCCGAGCACCTCCGCAGCCGCGCCGACACCGCCGTCGCCCTGCGCCGCCACGTGCCGGGCGTCGTGCACGTGCGCGCCGCGATGGTCATCGGGGCGGGCAGCGCGTCGTTCGAGATCCTCAGCCACCTCGCGCGCCGCCTGCCGGTGATGCTCACCCCGCGCTGGGTCGAGACGCGCTCGCAGCCCGTCGCGATCGCCGACGTCACCGCGACGCTCGCGCGCCTCGCCACCTGGGAGGACCCGCCCGCCGAGGTCGAGCTCGGCGGCGCCGACGTGCTCAGCTACCGGGAGATGATGCGCCGCTTCGCCGACGTCGCGGACCGGCGTCCGCCGACGATCGTGCCGATCCCGGTGATGACCCCACGGCTCTCCTCCTACTGGGTGAGCCTGTTCACGCCGATCGAGACCGGGCTCGTCCGGCCGCTCGTCGACGGCCTCAGCGCGGAGACGGTCGTGCGGCGACCGCCCCCCGCCGGGCTCAACGACGCGCCGCTCGGGTTCGACGCCGCGGTCCGGGCGGCACTGCAGGAGGCGTGA
- a CDS encoding DICT sensory domain-containing protein: MTHARTAQDDESPVEIGHGLAIKDVAEATGLAAGTIRMWEQRYDFPVPRRTASGYRRYSTADVETLKTVVALRQRGLSVPAAIARARDTGGPSDRPSIYAAVAGSDPSARPQTLRKSTLIALSRAIEHEALARAAGPILVGAFQRTPFYRDVEPRYSRIAGQADAAFVFADFDEVRHEQGRPSEIPIDPQDALGNEWAVIVDSPGYAACLLAWEIPGDTQPGGPHDLGRRYESLWTVDPEVTRRATHVAARLAGRADPAYGARLEELLHDRPMAVEQPAPALTSLTNRVVAYLEEA; the protein is encoded by the coding sequence ATGACGCACGCCCGCACAGCCCAGGACGACGAGTCGCCCGTCGAGATCGGCCACGGTCTCGCCATCAAGGACGTGGCCGAGGCCACCGGACTCGCCGCGGGCACCATCCGGATGTGGGAGCAGCGCTACGACTTCCCGGTCCCGCGGCGCACCGCCTCCGGCTACCGCCGCTACAGCACCGCGGACGTCGAGACCCTGAAGACGGTCGTCGCGCTGCGCCAGCGCGGCCTGTCGGTGCCGGCCGCGATCGCGCGGGCCCGGGACACGGGGGGACCGTCCGACCGGCCGTCGATCTACGCGGCGGTCGCCGGCAGCGACCCGTCCGCCCGGCCGCAGACCCTGCGCAAGTCGACCCTGATCGCGCTCTCGCGGGCGATCGAGCACGAGGCGCTCGCCCGCGCGGCCGGCCCGATCCTCGTCGGCGCGTTCCAGCGCACCCCGTTCTACCGGGACGTCGAGCCGCGCTACTCGCGGATCGCCGGCCAGGCCGACGCCGCGTTCGTGTTCGCCGACTTCGACGAGGTCCGTCACGAGCAGGGCCGGCCGTCGGAGATCCCGATCGACCCCCAGGACGCCCTGGGCAACGAGTGGGCGGTCATCGTCGACTCGCCCGGCTACGCGGCGTGCCTGCTGGCCTGGGAGATCCCGGGCGACACGCAGCCCGGCGGGCCGCACGACCTCGGTCGCCGCTACGAGTCGCTGTGGACCGTCGACCCGGAGGTCACGCGGCGCGCGACGCACGTCGCCGCCCGGCTGGCGGGCCGCGCCGACCCGGCGTACGGGGCGCGGCTGGAGGAGCTCCTGCACGACCGGCCGATGGCGGTCGAGCAGCCCGCGCCGGCGCTCACGTCGCTGACCAACCGCGTGGTCGCGTACCTCGAGGAGGCCTGA
- a CDS encoding molybdopterin molybdotransferase MoeA, with protein MTSLLPVDAARAAVLAAVTPLGTEEVPLAQALGRVLARDVRAGGDVPPFRNSAMDGFAVAAGPADRRLRIVGESRAGSPAAVALGPGDAVRISTGAAVPDGADAVVMVERTEEHPDGTVTVHDEATPDRNVRGVGEDLRAGTVAVPAGTTLGPAALGVAATAGVAHVTCARRPRVALLATGDELVPIGEPLPPGGIHDSNAVALAGYVALAGGEVVSRTRTPDTAEATRAAIREALADADVLISTGGVSVGAHDHVKDALAAAGVEERFWRVALRPGKPTWFGVRGEQLVLGLPGNPVSAMVTFLLFARPALLVLQGAPALAPRDTAVLTRAVPRHAVRDEMVRVTLDGDRATPTGPQGSHVMTSMLAADALALVPMGEGELPAGAEVAVERL; from the coding sequence ATGACCTCGCTCCTGCCCGTCGACGCGGCGCGCGCCGCGGTGCTCGCCGCCGTCACCCCGCTGGGCACCGAGGAGGTGCCGCTCGCGCAGGCGCTCGGACGCGTGCTCGCCCGGGACGTGCGCGCCGGCGGGGACGTCCCGCCGTTCCGCAACAGCGCCATGGACGGCTTCGCGGTCGCCGCCGGGCCCGCCGACCGCCGGCTGCGCATCGTCGGCGAGTCGCGCGCCGGCTCGCCCGCCGCGGTCGCCCTCGGGCCCGGGGACGCCGTGCGGATCTCCACCGGTGCGGCGGTCCCCGACGGCGCCGACGCCGTCGTCATGGTCGAGCGCACCGAGGAGCACCCGGACGGCACCGTGACCGTCCACGACGAGGCGACCCCCGACCGCAACGTCCGCGGCGTCGGCGAGGACCTGCGCGCCGGGACCGTCGCGGTGCCGGCCGGCACGACGCTCGGTCCGGCCGCGCTCGGCGTCGCGGCCACCGCGGGCGTCGCGCACGTCACGTGCGCGCGGCGGCCGCGCGTCGCGCTGCTCGCGACCGGGGACGAGCTCGTCCCGATCGGCGAGCCGCTCCCGCCCGGCGGCATCCACGACTCCAACGCCGTCGCCCTGGCCGGGTACGTCGCCCTGGCGGGCGGCGAGGTCGTCTCCCGCACCCGCACCCCGGACACCGCGGAGGCGACGCGCGCCGCGATCCGCGAGGCGCTCGCCGACGCCGACGTGCTGATCTCGACCGGGGGCGTGTCGGTCGGCGCGCACGACCACGTCAAGGACGCGCTCGCCGCCGCCGGCGTCGAGGAGCGGTTCTGGCGCGTGGCGCTCCGTCCCGGCAAGCCCACGTGGTTCGGCGTGCGCGGGGAGCAGCTGGTGCTCGGGCTGCCGGGCAACCCGGTCTCGGCGATGGTCACGTTCCTGCTGTTCGCACGGCCGGCGCTGCTGGTTCTCCAGGGGGCTCCGGCCCTGGCGCCGCGCGACACCGCGGTCCTGACCCGGGCGGTGCCCCGGCACGCGGTCCGCGACGAGATGGTGCGCGTGACGCTCGACGGCGACCGCGCGACCCCGACCGGGCCGCAGGGATCGCACGTGATGACGTCGATGCTCGCCGCGGACGCGCTCGCGCTCGTGCCGATGGGCGAGGGGGAGCTGCCCGCGGGCGCGGAGGTGGCCGTCGAGCGCCTCTAG